GCAGGCAGTAGATTTTATGGAGGAGATTACGTCCAATTACTGTTATGATCCCAAGTATTCCCAAGCCGAACTCAATCAACTAACCAGAGAAGAAACAAAAGCAGCCTGGCAAAATAGAATGGAAGAACTCCGTCAGACACAAATTCGCCGGCGAAACTATGAAGATCAAAATCCGATAGTGTAAGCCATTGCCTACCAACCACATACCATGTGTATTGAAACAGACAGGCACAGTTTTAGTGCAACTATTGTATCATCAATTCATATGTTATGAAAAAGTCTAGTATAAAAACCAGTATTCTGGCATTAGCCATAGCCTTATTGGCGCCACTGGCACTTGTAGCCCAACAGTCTGGGAACACAAAAGAAAGCTCTTCTATGATAGGTAAAACCAGTAAAGCTGAGTTTGAGCGCATTAATAAAGAAGGAGCAGAAAAAGTAAAGGCAATTTCGCCTACATCACAAAAGCTGTCAGAAGAAGACCAGGCGTTGTTTCTGGAAGTAGCGAATGCAGGCAATCAGCAAATGTTAATTAGTCAGATTGCCGCTCAACGAGCTACAAATCCTCAGGTAAAGGAGCTAGCCCAGGCCGAAGTAGAAGAGCAGGCAGGTCTGGCTACGAAACTCAAGGAAATTGCAACAGCTAAAGGGATTCAGTTACCGAACGGCGTTTCTACACAAACAGAAGAAATGTTATCCCGGTACAATAAAATTTCAGGAGGCGAAGTAGACCGCTACTATATAGCAGAAAGCGCGGTAAAAGGGCACGAAAAACTGGATAAACTAATGAGCTCTGTAGAATCGAAAGCAAAGGATAGTAATTTGAAAGAGGTAGCTGCGGCAGCTCATCCACTGGTACGTACACACCTTAAGGTGTCTAAAGAGGTATTAAATACTTTAAGTGGTGGAGGTACGGTAGGTAATAAGTAACCTATCTATACAACAAACTTGAGCCATCCCTAATATGGGATGAGAGTCTTATAACCAGGGCCTATATTCTATTGAAAAGAGTATAGGCCTTGGTTATTTTTTAAGGAATCTCTCTAGCTAAGTTGGTTTATTATCCCAAACATGATTCTACTTGCGGCTTTCTTCATTTTTTGCTTGCCCAAAAACAGGGCACCAAACGAGAGTTTGATGAACCAGATCTCTGCGTGAGCAAAAAGGCACTTTCTGCCAAACCTCCCACTCGCAAAGTCAGGAGCTTCCTTTATCCTATTCTATAACCTTCTCCTTTTGAGAGTTTAAGAAAAAATCTCTTTTCCTAAAAGAAACATTCTCCTTTTTGTCCTTCTGGAAGTATCTTGTGGCAAGACCGGCGACTTTTCCGATTGGAGAATATTATTTCTCTCAGAAAGTAGACGCAACTCTAGTTGTCACGAGTTTCTTTCAGAAGGACAATAGGGAGATTTTTTCAGAAGAACAGGAAGCGGGTTTCTGAGTTCTTTTTCTTTAATTCCCTTGCCTGCAAATCAAATTTATCAAAACTCCGGATTATTCATTCATTTTGGCTATGTTAACCTAAATATACTCTACAACAAGGCTTCCAGATGGATGGGGAATTGATTGATCCGTTTGCCAGTGGCATGATAGATCGCATTGGCAATGGCGGGAGGCATAGCTACCAAACCGATCTCTCCTACTCCTTTAATACCCAAGTCATTCAGAATCTCTTCTTTCTCCTCTACAAACATCACATCCAGCTCGTGTATATCCGCATGTACTGGGATATGGTATTCTGCAAGATTGGGATTCATGTATTTTCCCAGGTTGTAATCACTGATAGTCTCTTCACGCAATGCCTTACTGATACTCCAGACCATTCCGCCCAGAACCTGGCTCCGGGCTGTTTTCGGATTGATTATTCGTCCGGCAGCTACAACAGTTAAGGCTCTGGTTACATTTACTACCCCTAGCTCCTCATCTACTTCTACTTCTACAAATGCAGCACTATGTGTAGCCCGCGAATACTTTTTCAGTTTAAATACGTTGGGCACAGCAAAGTTGGTTGTTTTTACAGGGCGTCCTTTGTTGGCATCAATGACTGTTGTTAGTTTTACAAAAATGGATGGATCGTCCTTACGATACATAGCCCCTTCTCTAAAAACAACATCATCAATGCTGGCATCTGCAAAAGCGGAGCCTTCCATTTTCTGAGCCTTCTTTAAAAGTTTTTTGCGGAGTGCCTTACATGCTTCACGGACAGCAGTACCTACAGAAGCTATTGTGAATGAGCCACCTTGTATAGGTGCAAATGGCATTTTACTATCTCCATACGAAAAGTTCACGTCACCTAAAAGCAATCCCAGTTCGTCGGCTGCAATCTGGCTTATGACAGTAAATGTTCCTGTGCCAATATCTGTAACAGCACTCTTTACCTGCAACTTTCCCTGTTTGGTAAAAGCAACTTCTGCACGGGCAGGCAATCGGTTTGCTTCCCATATCCCAGTCGCCATACCATACCCTACCAACTTGTTACCCCGTTTCATGCTACGAGGTTGAGGATTCCGGTTAGCCCAGCCAAATTTCTCAGCTCCCTGCAAATAGCATTCCTTTAACTCTTTACTTGAATACGGCCGATCTACACTGACATCCCTATCTGCATAATTGATAAGCCGAAGTTCCAATGGATCAATATTGAGTTTATAGGCTAGTTCATCCATCGAACTTTCGATAGCATGTATACCAGTACTGCCTCCGGGTGCCCGCATATCTAGCGGACTATATACATCCAATGGCACTAGTTTGTATTCCATCAGTGTATTTTCTGCCGGATACAACATATGAGACCAGTTCACCACTACCTCTGTATAATCCTCAAACTGTGATGTTTCTGCAAACGCACTATGGTTCAGTGCATTCACTTTTCCATCTTTATCCGCACCAAAACGGGTATGCTGTATAGTAGGTGGACGATGCCCAAATGTAAACATCTGGTGTCTATCCAGCATAACTTTTACCGAACGTTTCAGTTGTAAGGCAGCCAGTACGGAAAAAAACAACTGGTATTGGGGACGTAATCCTGAACCAAATGCCCCTCCGACATACGGAGAAATTACCCGCACATCTTTAAAAGACAAGCCAAACACATTGGCTACATACACCTGACAGTTTACAGTTCCCTGGGTCTTGTCATAGATGGTAAGTTTTCCGTCTTTTTCATAAATAGTTGTAGTAGCAAATAACTCCAATGGATTATGGTGCTCTGTACCATGAGAGTACTCAGCTTCAACCTGTGCATAGGACTGATTGAATGCCTTCTCAAAATCTCCTACAGGCTTTGGAGGGAGAGGTTTCAGCAAAGTTGCTAATCCAATTTTGGGTGCACGTGCCTTATCCAGATTATTCTTAAGATTTGTCTCAAAGTGTTCTTCTTCATATTCCACGCGAACCAGACTGGCAGCATATCGTGCCAGTTCGAACGTCTCAGCCACCACCAATGCGATAGGTTGCCCATTGCATAAAATATCACCATCGTGCAAAGG
This genomic stretch from Xanthocytophaga agilis harbors:
- a CDS encoding DUF4142 domain-containing protein: MKKSSIKTSILALAIALLAPLALVAQQSGNTKESSSMIGKTSKAEFERINKEGAEKVKAISPTSQKLSEEDQALFLEVANAGNQQMLISQIAAQRATNPQVKELAQAEVEEQAGLATKLKEIATAKGIQLPNGVSTQTEEMLSRYNKISGGEVDRYYIAESAVKGHEKLDKLMSSVESKAKDSNLKEVAAAAHPLVRTHLKVSKEVLNTLSGGGTVGNK
- a CDS encoding xanthine dehydrogenase family protein molybdopterin-binding subunit — encoded protein: MSTQPLIGQSVSRLEGHLKVTGKAKYAGDYTTSGLLYGYIVNSTITKGKITAIHTEEAKALTGVIEVFSHENKPSLAWLDLKYADMDAPPGTVFKPLHDGDILCNGQPIALVVAETFELARYAASLVRVEYEEEHFETNLKNNLDKARAPKIGLATLLKPLPPKPVGDFEKAFNQSYAQVEAEYSHGTEHHNPLELFATTTIYEKDGKLTIYDKTQGTVNCQVYVANVFGLSFKDVRVISPYVGGAFGSGLRPQYQLFFSVLAALQLKRSVKVMLDRHQMFTFGHRPPTIQHTRFGADKDGKVNALNHSAFAETSQFEDYTEVVVNWSHMLYPAENTLMEYKLVPLDVYSPLDMRAPGGSTGIHAIESSMDELAYKLNIDPLELRLINYADRDVSVDRPYSSKELKECYLQGAEKFGWANRNPQPRSMKRGNKLVGYGMATGIWEANRLPARAEVAFTKQGKLQVKSAVTDIGTGTFTVISQIAADELGLLLGDVNFSYGDSKMPFAPIQGGSFTIASVGTAVREACKALRKKLLKKAQKMEGSAFADASIDDVVFREGAMYRKDDPSIFVKLTTVIDANKGRPVKTTNFAVPNVFKLKKYSRATHSAAFVEVEVDEELGVVNVTRALTVVAAGRIINPKTARSQVLGGMVWSISKALREETISDYNLGKYMNPNLAEYHIPVHADIHELDVMFVEEKEEILNDLGIKGVGEIGLVAMPPAIANAIYHATGKRINQFPIHLEALL